Part of the Paenibacillus sp. FSL R7-0273 genome is shown below.
CTCCATCACCCAGAAATCGTAGTTGAACAGGTACATCGGCGGTTCGCCGGTAGCATCATGCGCTGCCTGGAGGTAAGCTTCAAGCTCGGCAAAGGTAGCAGGGCCGTTCGCATCAAGTCCCGCCTTTGCCGCCAGCGTCTTGTTCACATACATCACCGGCACACTTCTCATATGCGGAAAAGCGTACAGGTCCTCACCGACGTAAAGGTTGCCCAGATCCCCGATCTGAAAATCGGACCGGTCAAAATCCGTAGCCTTAATATAAGGCTCCAGGTTCACAATAATATCGTTGTCGGCAAACCCCTTGGTCATCGCCACTTCGTCCACAAACACATTCGGCAGCGTACCGGCAATGGCCGCGGCATTCACCTTCTGCTGCATCTCCCAATAGTCGCCCTGATACTCGGCATTAACATGAATGTTCAGCTCGGCACCCTTGGTTTCATTGAACTGGTCCACCAGCGCCTGATTCACCTCTTCGACAGCGGAGGTCCAGAACTGCAGCTCTATTGTTTGCTCCCCTTTCTCATACGGTGCAGCGAATACTTCAGCATCAGTCTGCGCACAACCAGCCAACCCCATTGTTACAGGAACTGTCATCATCAGGGGCAGAACTTTCTTTTTCCACATACTCATTGTCCACTTCTCCTCCTAGAACCTTCTCTAATGTGTACTGCTGAAGCTATGGATCAGCACGGGAGCCTGCGGACGCTGCCGCTACTTCACTCCCATGTAAGTAAACGCCTTGATAATCTGCTTGCGCGCCACCACAAAGACGATCAGAATCGGCACAATCAGCATCATATTACCGGCCATGACAATCTGCGGGCTTAAGCCCTCAATATCCTGGAGCCTCTGAATGCCGAGCGGCAACGTCCGGACAGCATCCGTCGTCGTCCACACCAGCGGAAAAAAGTAACTGTTCCACGTCCCGATAAACGTCAGCAGGGCAAGCGTAGACAGGGTTGGAATCGCGGCGGGCATCATAATCGTGTAGATGATTTTGAATTCTCCGGCATTATCGAGCCGTGCTGCTTCGAGCTGGGAGTCGGGAACCTGCATGAACGTCTGCCGCAGCATGAAGATAGCCGTACCGCTGGCGATAAAAGGGACAATCAGCGACACATAAGTGTTCAGCAGCCCGGACTTCGCGAACATAACGAAGATCGGCAGAAAGATCAGCTGTCCAGGAATCATCATTGTTGCCAGCACGGTGCCGAACAGCCAGTTTTTCCCCTTAAAATCATATCTCGCAAACGCATAAGCCGCCGGTACAACCACCAGCACCTGACCAATCAGCGTTCCCAGCGTAATAATCAGGGAGTTCCGCGTATAATGCAGGAAATCTATCCGGGTAAAAGCATCCTTAAAATTCTGCCACTGCAGCGACTGGACCCAGAATTTCGGCGGCATCGCCAGGACTTCGCCCAGCGTTTTGAAGGCGGTCAGAATCATCCAGTAGAACGGCGTCAGGAAGATGACGATCAGCAGCACCGAGATGAGGATTCGCAGAATCAGCCCGGGCGTTCTTATCAATGTTTTCACAAGTCTGCTCCTTTACCGGTAATGGACCCGTCTGCCCATGGCCTTGAAGTAAAAAATCGTAATCAGCCCCACAATCGCCATCAGCACCACCGCCATCGCCGCCGCATAGCCGACCCGGTAGTACTCAAAGCTCTGCTTGTAGATACTGAAGATCAGCGTGTTCGTGGCATTCGCCGGTCCGCCCTGGGTCATGATGTTGATCGTCTCGAACACCTGGAAGGAGCCGATGATGTTCATCAGGATCAGAAAGAACAGGGTCGGGGAGATCATTTTGAGCGTAATCTGGAAAAAGACTGACTGCTTCGAGGCATTATCCAGCGCCGCAGCCTCATACAGATGAGCGGGAATCGAGCCAAGGGCCGAGGTAATAATCAGTGCATTGAAGCCGACCGACTTCCAGACCGACACGAGCACCAGTGAAAATAACGCCACCTGCTTATCCGTCAGCCAGCCCACCGGCCCGGCCCCGATCAGGGAGAGCAGATAGTTGAACAGCCCGGTATCCGTATTCATCAGCCACATCCAGATCAGCGAGACCGAGATTAGGGAGATGATGTTCGGCGTGAAGCTCAGTGTCTGGATGAAGCGGTTGATGAAGGTGTTTTTCTGCAAAAAGAGGGCCAACAGCATAGCCAGCACCATCACCAGCGTCACATCCATCACCATGTAGAGCAGCGTATTACTCAGGGTACCGAGAAAATCCCGGCCTTTGAACAGCTCGATATAATTATCCAGTCCGGCGAACTTCATCGGCCCGCGCATGTTCCAGGTGAAGAAGCTCAGATATACGTTATAGAGAATCGGATAGATGTAAAAAATCGTCAGGATCAGCACCGCCGGCGCAACCAGCAGATAAGGCAGCAGCTTCATGCTCTTACTACGGTTCTTCATGCTGTGTCTCCGATGGACGATACAGTCACGCCTGCTCTGCTGCCGTCTGCCGGAATCCGATGCTCCTGTGCGTCGAAAAAGAATAACTGCTCCTTGTTCACATACAGCTTAACCGGCTCCAGGCTGCGCTCGGGACTGTCGAAGCATTTGACGGCTACGCTCTGCCCGCTTGTAAGCATTGCTTTGTAAATCACCTCTGAGCCAAGCAGCTCGCGGCTGCTAAGGATGGCATCCAGCTCAAGTATTTGTTCACTCACAAGTCCCGGCTCAGGCACAAATTTTGCTTTTTCCGGCCGGAACCCGAAGAATTTCGCCCCGTGCGGTGCTTCGCTAAGGATGCCGCCTGACCTGGCAAGCTCCAGAATGTTCATTGGCGGCGTGCCGATAAAATGGCTGGTGAACATATTGCGCGGCTCATTGTAGATCCCGTGCGGTGTATCCTCCTGCATAATCCGCCCGCCGTCCATCAGCACAATCTGTGTGCCCATGCTCATCGCTTCTACCTGATCATGCGTAACGTAGATGAAGGTCGCACCTAGCTTCTTATGCAGCTCGATTAGCTCAACGCGCATCTGCTGGCGGAGCTTAGCATCCAGGTTCGACAGCGGCTCATCCATGAGGAAGACCGCCGGCTTCTTGACCATCGCCCGGGCCAGCGCGACCCGCTGCCGTTCGCCGCCGGAGAGAAACTCCGGCTTTTTGTGCAGATGCTTGGTTAAGCCCACTGTCTCCGCAATTTCAGTGATCAGGCGCTTTCGCTCGGCTTTGGGTACCTTGTTATTTTTCAATCCGTATTCGATGTTCTTCTCCACCGTCATTGTGGGGTACAGCGCATAATTCTGAAAGACCATCGCCAGATTCCGTTTGCCCGGCTCCACCTGGTTCATGCTCTTGCCGCCGATGGAGATCAGGCCTCCGGTCTGCTCCTCCAGCCCGGCAATCATCCGCAGCGTCGTCGACTTTCCGCAGCCGGACGGCCCGACCAGCACGGTGAAGCTTCCGCTCTCAATCGTCAGATTTAGTCCTTCTATGATGCTTTTATCGC
Proteins encoded:
- a CDS encoding carbohydrate ABC transporter permease, which translates into the protein MKTLIRTPGLILRILISVLLIVIFLTPFYWMILTAFKTLGEVLAMPPKFWVQSLQWQNFKDAFTRIDFLHYTRNSLIITLGTLIGQVLVVVPAAYAFARYDFKGKNWLFGTVLATMMIPGQLIFLPIFVMFAKSGLLNTYVSLIVPFIASGTAIFMLRQTFMQVPDSQLEAARLDNAGEFKIIYTIMMPAAIPTLSTLALLTFIGTWNSYFFPLVWTTTDAVRTLPLGIQRLQDIEGLSPQIVMAGNMMLIVPILIVFVVARKQIIKAFTYMGVK
- a CDS encoding carbohydrate ABC transporter permease; protein product: MKNRSKSMKLLPYLLVAPAVLILTIFYIYPILYNVYLSFFTWNMRGPMKFAGLDNYIELFKGRDFLGTLSNTLLYMVMDVTLVMVLAMLLALFLQKNTFINRFIQTLSFTPNIISLISVSLIWMWLMNTDTGLFNYLLSLIGAGPVGWLTDKQVALFSLVLVSVWKSVGFNALIITSALGSIPAHLYEAAALDNASKQSVFFQITLKMISPTLFFLILMNIIGSFQVFETINIMTQGGPANATNTLIFSIYKQSFEYYRVGYAAAMAVVLMAIVGLITIFYFKAMGRRVHYR
- a CDS encoding ABC transporter ATP-binding protein, coding for MSSIVLENVSKAYGDKSIIEGLNLTIESGSFTVLVGPSGCGKSTTLRMIAGLEEQTGGLISIGGKSMNQVEPGKRNLAMVFQNYALYPTMTVEKNIEYGLKNNKVPKAERKRLITEIAETVGLTKHLHKKPEFLSGGERQRVALARAMVKKPAVFLMDEPLSNLDAKLRQQMRVELIELHKKLGATFIYVTHDQVEAMSMGTQIVLMDGGRIMQEDTPHGIYNEPRNMFTSHFIGTPPMNILELARSGGILSEAPHGAKFFGFRPEKAKFVPEPGLVSEQILELDAILSSRELLGSEVIYKAMLTSGQSVAVKCFDSPERSLEPVKLYVNKEQLFFFDAQEHRIPADGSRAGVTVSSIGDTA